The genomic interval TGGGACAGGCGGACAGGACATGGGACGTTACAAATTAACACCTTCTCTGTCCACTCCATCCAGAAGTTGAGACAAAATATGAACTGTTGGGGGTATCTCGAATTATTAAATGGACATATTCtaaataaacatttttattttaaagggatcctatcactcagacacaattttttctaggtaccacattggaatagccttaagaaaggctattcttctcctaccttttgtcgtcttctccgtgccgccgtttgcctacaatcccgtttttttatcagtatgcaaattagctctctcgcagcactgggggtgggccccagcgctcaaacagcactgggggcatccccaatgctgtgagagaactctctccagcaccacctccatcttcatcagcagcgtcctgTGTAACACCAACCACACTAACCCTTGTGGCTCTGCCCATTAATGAGTCTTAGCCTATTCTAGTgaactaaaggacctttgattacatcatcaaaggtcctttaaccgaCTTGCCATTTGGCATCTACCATTACCCTACACCCTATACGTGCCAGTCAGAGACAgttagagggccggatgtggcccaggTCTGGACTATgcagtccatgggtttccttaggtaaaccgcttctttatgtggataggttacCATACAGAGGTCTCCGAATGGAaaacgaacacagatgtgaaccaggccttagctctacagtgaatgatgacaatatctgtagagTACTAGGGAACATGTTGGCATTATATATCTAGGCAAAATAAGTAAGTAAGTGATACCAGGCTGATGTGCTATATGAGACTAAGCTGAGAATGCAGAAGGGGTAACAGGTTTGGCAGATTGCTTTCAATGCTTTGCCACCACATCAGATTTCTGTAATCATAAATTAGGGCAGAGAATGATCTTAaggtggacaaccccttcaaatgtATCCCAATGTCTTAGAGGCAAACTATTGGCATCCTTCCAGATAACGTTTCTCCTTTCCACACAATACATTTTGAAGATATTCTtttttactatagattttatgatACCttttatatactgctctatatgttAAAAATTTCACTCTGTCTCATAGGAAAAAACTTAATGATTGCTGCCTTTCACCTCAACAAAAATGGAGGACGTGAACAGCACCGTTGTCACAGAATTTATTTTATTAGCATTTGAAGATTTTATTCAGTTCCAAATGTTGCTTTTCATCGCCTGTTTACTcatttatattacatgtattgtCGGGAACATGGTTATATTTTTACTAATTCATATTGATGCTAAGCTTCATACCCCGATGTATTACTTTATTAGCCGGTTTGCCATTTTGGAAATTGTATTTGTCTCTAATGTTGTCCCAAAACTTTTAGATATTCTTATTTCAGGAAGAAACCGAATCAGTTTTGTGGCCTGCTTCCTACAGTTATATTGTGTTGGTACAACGGGTACGGTAGAATGTTACCTGCTTACCGTTATGGCTTTTGATAGACATTTTGCCATCACAAACCCATTACAGTACTTGGTTATAATGAGTCAATGGTGTACCAGGCTTGCCATATTCCCGTGGATTGTTGGTTTAGTGGCTTCTTCCATACCTACCATCTCCACAGCATCCTTGAAATTCTGCGGTCCCAACAAGATTGACCGCTTCTTCTGTGACCTGGCTCCTCTACAAAATTTGGCATGTTCTGATCCCTCCATCAGTAACCTCATGACAAGCCTTACGTCCATTTTTGTTGTTCTTATCCCTTTTATCCTAATTATTGGGTTCTATATtcatatcatagtcacagtcttaAAGATTAAGAGCGTAGAAGGAAAAcgtaaagccttctccacctgctcatCCCATCTTATTGTATCCGGGCTCTTCTTTTGTGCATCGTTCACCGTGTACGTCAAACCAAGTGGGAGCCAACATGACAAATTTCTTGCTTTAATATACACATTTGTGACTCCATTGCTAAATCCATTTATTTACACATTTAGAAACAGAGATGTGAAACTTGTATTCTTCCGAGTGATACGTAATTCAAGAGCATTGCTAAAAATAAGATGCAAATAGGAATTAAAGCTCAAAATTTTGTTTTAAGTGATTTGTTGTTTTATTAATCTAATGATaagttaagactagagatgagcgaacagtaaaatgttcgaaatttgatattcgtttcgagtagcccctcaatattcgactactcgaatcgaatatcgaaccctattatagtctatggggggaaaatgctcgtttcaggggtaggcaacgtttgatcaaattatacttaccaagtccacgagtgagggtcgggctggatcctccgagcagtcttttccgtgcagcgtccccgcggcgtcttcctgctctgaattcactctgccaggcatcgggcctgggcagagccgactgcgcatgtccgcactacaagtagacatgcacagtcggctctgcccaggcccgatgcctggcagagtgaatgaagagccagaagacgccgcggggaagctgcgcggagaagacttctaaaggtaggagaagaaccagcgttgattggccgactgtatagcattcggacaatcaatgctggttctgcatcgaacttttccattcaaatagcgagtggtactcgatcgagtacaagtattttgaataccgtagtattcaatcgaatacctactcgatcgaatactactcgctcatctctagttaagacctAACTGAATAGTTTTTTGTAGATTTCCTGTAAAATTTTGTAAATTACTATTGAACTGGTAGCCTTTCTCTGTTCTCTTTTGGTCTgtagttataatatacagtatttctgtaCAAGATGGGTATAAAGATTTCAACTTTTGTGATGTCTATCTATTTTATGGTCTTCTAAAGTACTACaaagtcaaattggatataaaATTTGTCTAAATTTACCATATAATTGGGCCTAGAGATGACCTTGTTACCTACTGTCCACCGAGAAGATTTTCTTCAATTTCTCTAGAGTTGGATATAGAGGTGACATTCTCAAACCATGGATATGTTCACACTTAAAGTAAACTTCTATAGTCTTCTATGTAGTATGAAGGGTCATTCCCCACCTTTGAGTGATGATGCTAGACTGTAAGGTTAACCCCACCCCCCCTTTCAGTTCAGTGTAATTGGTAGCTGACATTGACATCTCTATAACTGATACAGCGAAAGGAAGCGGACCTAAACACAACCTCCATGCTCACTGGTCCCAAAACACGAAACAATCGAGTGAACTCTAGTAGGATTCTTTATTAGTAGAATGGTATGATGCATTTCGGGCTGTACAAAGccttttctcaagtgcaaaacaaATTAACCTGTCTTGTGTTGGGACCAGTGAGCGCGGAGGTTGTGTTTAGGTCCCTGAGCACTTCCTTTTGCTGTATCTACCCGGTTTGTCCTTGTCTGCCTCCCCCCGCTGCTATCACTCTCACTAGGGACCACAGTAGTCATGCTGGTTCatgaaggtgagaggccatctggtccgaATTTATTCTTCTATTTATGTGATTTCTGCCTACACCTACTTGACGTACTACACCATAGTGCGCTCGGTATCTGTTTTCTATTCTTATCTCTACAACTGATGACATTGATGATAACTCTGCAATGGGGGAAGATACCAACAAAACTAaaagtgttctgaattcagcttTGTATTGGTATATAAGATTTCCTGTCTTAGagtacatgaaaagtcctctttaagtgactTCCAGTTTGGCCAACCAATACAATGTCTCTGAAAACTAATTCAACCTCGAAAGGCTGCACCTTCCCCAGACAGAATGGCCACACATAGTTACAAATAGGATAGTGAGCATCTCCCTTTCTATTAACTTATTACAAGACAACTTTGTTTAACTAGTAATATCTGCACTTGGCCGGTCACTAgcaaagatggaggaggacacatctgtataccaATATTTTATCTGGTCTactgaaaataaatatatataaattaataaaactTTTCAAAAACTGCTATCAAATTGTGTTCACTTCCTATACTAAGACAAAAGTATTGTATCATGCTCCATTGGTATaacttagagatgagtgagtagcgagtagtgaaatattcgagattcaatattcgtttcaagtagagcctcaatattcgactactcaatcgaatatcaaatcccattatagcctatgggaaaaaatgttcatttcatgggaaaccactattcgactaaaggagagtcaccaagtccatgagcagcaggaggagagtgtttaggaggagccctgtgcagttaaagcacactgaccccatagactatgggccggttcacattagtgcttgcctccgaTCCTGTTGGAGTCCgcacgcttgcagttgcgctgatattccgttcagggagagggtcctcctgcggactccttccggacgggaggcaagcgctaatgtgaaccggcccttactcgtcctgctgaaccagcattgattggccgaatgctatacagtgtatagcattcagccaattaacgctggttctgcagcaggctcgtctttgctagtcgggagagctggcagcttgctgttatgagagagctgactttttctcacaggaatgcattgaccagcgttgattggccgaatactatacagtgtacagcattcagccaatcaacgctggttctgccggaggctcgtctctgacgaagcggagtctaagatcagaccacaatgaagactgctgtggtccggtcttagactccgcctcgtcacagacgagtctccggcagaacccgcgttaattggccgaatgctgtacagtgtatagcaatcggccaatcaacactggttctgaatcgaatctttactgtgaatagcgagtagtattcgattgagtatgagtattttgaatactgtactatttgatcgaatactactcgctcatctctagtagaaataTTAGATGTCAATTTGCCACCTGTAGCTGCCATATAGTCTGACTCCAGTATCATTTCTGCCCCTACAATTACATTGCAAGTCCTGAGACTATTCCTCCTGGCACAGACTTTCACAACAGCCAAGTATTCTGGGTTATTTGCAATAATAGCTTGGAAGACTTGAATGCTTGGATACTACCTACTGCTTATCAGTTTCCCCTTTCTGGATCTTTATACCAATTAGTTACCCGTCCTACCTAGAACATTGTGCGTATACCATATAGAGTACATAGACTTCTTGTCTTCACTATAACTCAAAGGAAAACTAAATCAGCAGTTCCCAGGAAATTCAAATGGGCAACACTCTCCTTCTCACACTGAGAGCCCGGTATCTAACCCTATGGTTGGCCCTTCTAATAATACACATTCACTTATGCAAGATGTAGACACatacctaatagagatgagtgagtactgttcagatcagccgatccgaacagcacgcacgcattgaaatgaatggacgtagccggcacgcggggggggggggggggttaagcggccggcgtcaaaacggaagtaccaggtgcttccattcatttcaatacttgcgtgctgttcagatcggctgatccgaacagtttctgctcatctctaatacctaacACCTCTCCTCTGAGGAAGGACCCTGTAATGAAGAAAGCATTGTCAGAAGACAGTCAGTCCTTTTCTCAGTCACTATTGAAACTGCTGTATGACCTTTCCTCCTTTCCATCCAGTAGGTATCCTCTAACTGTGGATTCACTTAAGAAAATGCTCAAGGTGCTACAAAATGGAACTTGTGGATGCTCATAATGCTTTAGAGCagtggtagggaacctttggctctccagctgctgtgaaactgcaactcccagcatgctccactcacttccatgggagttccaagaacagcagaacaagtatgcatgctcagAGTTGtatttttgcaacagctggagagctgtacgttccctaacCCTGCTTTAGAGGATTAAGTTAAGTGGTTGGAGGACAAGGCCATGGATGCCGAGGGTAGGTCAAGGTGGAATAATATAAAAGTTAGAGCAGAGGCTAACCTGCGGACTGACTCTGGATCGTGCCCATCACCTTTCCAAAGATAAGGTGGCCGCTGAACAGTTTCCCAGAGATACATTGGGTCCAGTTCATGTTAAGGAACTCAATA from Leptodactylus fuscus isolate aLepFus1 chromosome 7, aLepFus1.hap2, whole genome shotgun sequence carries:
- the LOC142213345 gene encoding olfactory receptor 6E1-like, with amino-acid sequence MEDVNSTVVTEFILLAFEDFIQFQMLLFIACLLIYITCIVGNMVIFLLIHIDAKLHTPMYYFISRFAILEIVFVSNVVPKLLDILISGRNRISFVACFLQLYCVGTTGTVECYLLTVMAFDRHFAITNPLQYLVIMSQWCTRLAIFPWIVGLVASSIPTISTASLKFCGPNKIDRFFCDLAPLQNLACSDPSISNLMTSLTSIFVVLIPFILIIGFYIHIIVTVLKIKSVEGKRKAFSTCSSHLIVSGLFFCASFTVYVKPSGSQHDKFLALIYTFVTPLLNPFIYTFRNRDVKLVFFRVIRNSRALLKIRCK